The nucleotide window CGGCGAGGAATTCGGCTTTGCGGGCGGCAGCTTTGTCATCAGCCTGTATTTCCTGTTAATCTATCATTTGACAAAAACCGCACTGGATACGAATGATCCATTCAATACCTATATTAGTGCGGGTGTCATCAGCATGATCACCTTCCACGTTTTTCAGAATATCGGGATGACGATCCAGCTGCTTCCGATTACCGGTATCCCGCTCCCATTCATCAGTTATGGAGGCAGTTCGCTTATGGGCAATATGCTCGCAATTGGATTGATTTACGGGATCCGGTTCCATCATAAAACGTATATGTTCGCCTCCAAAGACAGGAGTTTTGATATATGAAGCTAGTAAGCCATTACCGCGAGAATGAGGTATTGAGGGATAGCTTTTTCCAGCTTGCCACTGATATTTTCGGGCTTGATTTTAAAAGCTGGAACGAACACGGATATTGGGGCAAGGAATACATCCCGTTCTCCTTTGCAGACGGCGACAAGATTATTGCCAATGTATCGGTCAACGAGCTCGATTTTATTATCGATGAAAAAAACTATAAAGCTCTTCAGATCGGCACCGTCATGACCCATCCGGATTATCGGAGCAGGGGGCTGTCAGCAAGTCTGATGAACCATGTTTTGGAAGTGTATCAGGGAAAGTATGATTTTATGTACCTGTTCGCAAATGATAGTGTGCTCGACTTTTATCCTAAGTTCGGTTTTATAGAAGTTGAAGAATATCAGTTTACAGCCAAGGGATTTCCCGCCCCGGAAGGATCTGAATACAGGAAACTTGAGCTGGCAGATGATCTGGACCTCATTGAAAAAATCGTGAATGGCAGAGTGCCGGTTTCAAAGACCTTTTCGACTGCGAATTCGTCCGGGATTACGATGTACCACATCCTGAATGTTTTTCCTGAACATCTCTACTATCATATAGAAAAAGGCGCTATTGTTATTTTCACCAGGGAAAATAACATGATTCAACTATATGATGTTATCAGCTCTTCTCCAATTAGAATAAATGATTTAATCACCTGCTTCGGGTCCCTTGTTGAAATTCAATTTCACTTCACACCTGATGATCATGACCACCAATATCAACGAGCACCTTTCAAAAGAGAAGGAGCATTATTCGTGAAAAAGAGACCTGGGATGGAGCTTCCTAAGTTCTTTAAGCATCCAATTACCTCTGAGGCATAAACATAAGAAAAGCACAAGCGCCTTGGTCAGCCCCGACAAGCGCTGGAGGGCCGATCAGTGAAGTCGCTCTTTGACTTCACCTGAGCGGATCGAAGCGACTCGAGGTGCTAGGCGCTGGAGCTAGATACTAATCTAAGTGAAAAAATTTATACTTTTTTCATTACCCTGGTTTTAAGTGTTGATTTTACAAAAAAATACACGATGAAAATACCCATGATCCAAAGGCCCATTTTATTCAAGTCAAACAGCTTTAGAACTGCTCCTGCGAGCGTGACAAGATATAGAATACCTAGCATTTGGTTCATTTCCCTGTTTTCAAAATATCCAGTCATTCTTGCGCCGAAATGGGAGCCAAACAGCGTACCGGCAACCAGCATCAGGCCTATGAAATAATCGATATCCGTGTTGATCGCATAGGAGATAAACCCTACTGAGACGATCAACAATACAGCAAAAAGACTCGTTCCGACAGCCTTTTTCGGATTGAAGCCCAGCGATGTAATGATAAGCGGAACGATGATGAACCCCCCGCCAACTCCAAGTGTTGCCGAAACAAAACCGCCGACAAAGCCAACAGCCAATAGCTTTGGCATCGAAAAAGAAGTTAGGGCAGTGTTCCCATCGTCTGTCTTCTTGCCCTGACGAATCATTTTTATCGCAAAAAATAACAGCAGTATGATATAGAGGAACGGAATGACGACGTCGTCCCACCCTCGTGCCTCAAGACTATATACAAGCGGCCTTGCCAGCTGTGTCGCGACAATACCACTTGCTCCCATGATCAGGCCCTCTTTCCAGAGGATATTCTTCAGACGGATATGAGCTGTAATTCCCGAAATGGATGTACCCACTGTGAAAAACAAGCTTGTCGTGATTGCCTCAAGCGGCGAAAAGCCGATCAACAGTAAAATGGGCGTCAGGATAAAGCCCCCGCCCACACCGAAAAATCCAGAGAGGACGCTGATCAAGCCGCCCAGCAGCAAATAGATTATATATTCCATAGGCAACTCCCTCTTTTTATTGAGTTCCATTATACATTACCACTTTTATCCTTTAAATAAATCAACGCAGTCTCTTTATTAATCTCCGGCCAGTGAAATGGGATCTTCTCATTGCTGAAATAGTTG belongs to Mesobacillus subterraneus and includes:
- a CDS encoding sulfite exporter TauE/SafE family protein; the protein is MEYIIYLLLGGLISVLSGFFGVGGGFILTPILLLIGFSPLEAITTSLFFTVGTSISGITAHIRLKNILWKEGLIMGASGIVATQLARPLVYSLEARGWDDVVIPFLYIILLLFFAIKMIRQGKKTDDGNTALTSFSMPKLLAVGFVGGFVSATLGVGGGFIIVPLIITSLGFNPKKAVGTSLFAVLLIVSVGFISYAINTDIDYFIGLMLVAGTLFGSHFGARMTGYFENREMNQMLGILYLVTLAGAVLKLFDLNKMGLWIMGIFIVYFFVKSTLKTRVMKKV
- a CDS encoding GNAT family N-acetyltransferase, with product MKLVSHYRENEVLRDSFFQLATDIFGLDFKSWNEHGYWGKEYIPFSFADGDKIIANVSVNELDFIIDEKNYKALQIGTVMTHPDYRSRGLSASLMNHVLEVYQGKYDFMYLFANDSVLDFYPKFGFIEVEEYQFTAKGFPAPEGSEYRKLELADDLDLIEKIVNGRVPVSKTFSTANSSGITMYHILNVFPEHLYYHIEKGAIVIFTRENNMIQLYDVISSSPIRINDLITCFGSLVEIQFHFTPDDHDHQYQRAPFKREGALFVKKRPGMELPKFFKHPITSEA